Within the Hypericibacter adhaerens genome, the region ATCTCGGTGGTGGTGGCGTTCTGCTCCTCGACCGCGGCGGCGATGGCAGTGGTGATCTCGTTGATGCGCTGGATCGTGCCGCCGATCGCCTTGATGGCATCGACCGCGGCGCTGGTGGCGCCCTGCATCTCGCCGATCTGCGCCGAGATCTCCTCGGTCGCCTTGGCCGTCTGGTTGGCGAGGCTCTTCACCTCCGAGGCCACGACCGCGAAGCCCTTGCCCGCCTCGCCCGCGCGCGCCGCCTCGATGGTGGCGTTGAGGGCGAGCAGGTTGGTCTGGGAGGCGATGTCGTTGATGAGGTTCACCACCTCGCCGATGCGGCCGGCCGAGTGGGCGAGGTTGGCGACGATGCCGTTGGTCTGATCCGCCTCGGCCACGGCCGAGGCCGCGATCTTGGCGCTCTCGTCGACCCGGCGCGCGATCTCCGCGACCGAGGTCGACATCTCCTCGGCTGCGGAGGCGACACCCTGGACGTTGGTCGAGGTCTGCTGCGCCGCAGCCGACGACTGGCTCGCCTGGCGCGCGGCGTTCTCGGCCACCTGGTTCATGTTCCGCGCGGTGGCGTTCAGCTCCTCCGCCGCCGAGGACACGATCTGCAGGATGCCGGTGACGGTGCCGTCGAAGCCCTGCACCAGGGTCTCCAGAGCGCGCCGGCGGAGCTCCTTCTGCTCCTGCTCGGCACGGTTCAGCGCCTCGGCCTTCTCGCGCTCCGCCGCGTTCTGCTTGAACACCACGAGCGCGGCGGCAAGATCGCCGATATCGTCATGGCGGCCCTCATAGGGCACCTCGCCCGCGAGGTCGCCATCGGCCACCCGGCGCATCGCCGCCGTGATCGAGGCGATCGGGCGCACCACGCGCATCCGCACGGCGAGGAAGCTCGCGAGCCCGAGGATCAGCGCGCCCAGGAACAGGGCGGCGCTGAGGATGAGGCCGCGATCGGCCTCGGCCTCCATCTCGTCCGCGTGATCGACGATCACATCGAGAGCCGCGACCGGAACCGCGACCAGGGCCTTGAAGGAGTCGCTGGTCTTCGACTGCCAGTCGTCGCGGCTGATGGGCGAGGGCTGGCCCGCGGCGAGCGCTTTGTCGATCTCGGATTCGAGCGGCCGGATCCCCTCGAAATAGATCTTCTGCGCGTCGGCGACGGCCTCGACCACACCGGCCGGTGCGCCCGGACGCGCAGCGATCTCCTGCACCAGCGGCCAGGCGCCGTCGATCTGCCCGCGCTGGACGAGCGCGCCGGCATAGGTCTCGGGCACATAACTTCCGGCCTTGATCCCGTCGCCGACCAGGTTGCGGTCGAGCCCGGCCGCGGCGCGGATGACGTACCCCAGATCCTTGAGCGCCACCTGCTCGGCGATGAGCGGATCGACCTGCCGGATCCGGGCGCCGAGCTTGCTCGAGATATCCTCGAGCGTCTCGATGACGTCGGTGATGGCGGTCATCCATTCCTTCTCGAGGCCGGTGCGGCGCCGGTCGAGTGTCGACCGGATGGCGGTATCGCCTTCGCCGCGCAGCTTGTCCGCCTTGGCGGCCCGGTCCGTCAGCGTCTGCAGAATGCCGTCGCCGCAATCGATATGGGCGCAGGCGGCCAGAATCCCTTCGATCGCCGGGCGATAATTGTCGCGCAAGCCCTCGATGTCGGCGCGCCGCTTGTCGCTGACGGCCGCTTCGTCGGTGAGGGCCAGCCGGAAGGTGGAGCGCTCGACGCGGGCCGCCTGCAGCGCGTTGAAGACATGGCGCAGCGTGGTGGCGGTCTCGACCGCGACCGCGGCCTGGCGCTGCTTGGAGAAGGCCTGGACCACGTTCTGGGCCAGGAGGGCCAGCACGATCAGCAGGAGGATGGCGAACAACCCGTTGAGAAGAGGCGCAATGCGAATATGGGAAAGCGAGCGCATATCCAGATCCGTTCGATGGAGGAAGAAAGCCCGGTCCCCCTTTGCCGGGCGATTACATCTTTCGATAGTGATCGCAGAGAGGAGGTTGCGGGGCGGTTAATGCGGGGAATCGTTGGGCGCCCGCTATACCGGCGCATATCCCGCCGATGCGGCGGTTTGGCGCAACCGCGCCGACGCTATCGGATGGCGAGCGCGGGGTGTACCGCTGCGGTAGGGGTCAGGAGGAACTCAGCAGGCTTCTGAGACGATAGAGCGCTTCGAGCGCTTCCCGGGGGCTGAGCTCGTCGGGATGAAGCGCCTTCAGGGCTTCCTCGACGGCGTTCGGCGCGGGCGGGCCGCTCCGCGGCGGGCGGGTTGCCGCTGCCGAAAAAAGCGGCAGATCGTCGGCGAGCTTCGCGAGCGCGCCCGCCTGCTCGCCCTGCTCGAGCAGCGTCAGCACCTCCTCCGCGCGCGTCACCGCCGCCGCCGGCAATCCGGCGAGCTTGGCGACATGGATGCCGTAGGAACGGTCGGCCGCACCCGGCGCCACCTCATGCAGGAACACGACCTCGCCCTGCCATTCCTTCACCCGCATGGTGTAGGGCGCGAGCGCGGCGAGCTTGGCCGAGAGCGAGGTCAGCTCGTGATAATGGGTGGCGAAGAGCGCGCGGCAGCGATTGACCTCGTGCAGATGCTCGACCGTGGCCCAGGCGATGGAGAGCCCGTCGAAAGTGGCGGTGCCGCGCCCGATCTCGTCGAGGATGACGAGCGCGCGCGGGCCCGCCTGGTTGAGGATCGCCGCGGTCTCGACCATCTCGACCATGAAGGTCGAGCGGCCGCGGGCGAGATCGTCGGCCGCGCCCACGCGACTGAAGAGGCGGTCCACCACGCCGATATGGGCGCGGGCCGCCGGCACGAAGCTCCCCATCTGCGCCAGGATCGCGATGAGGGCGTTCTGGCGCAGGAAGGTCGACTTGCCCGCCATGTTGGGCCCGGTCAGGAGCCAGAGCCGGCGCTCCGGCCCCAGATCGCAATCGTTGGGCACGAAGCGCGTCTCGCCCTTGGCCTCGAGCGCCGCCTCGACCACCGGATGGCGGCCGGCGGCGATCGTAAAGCCCTGATCCTCCGCGACGACGGGACGGCAATAACCGCGCTCCGCCGCGAGCTCGGCCAGACCCGCCGTCAGATCGATCAGCGCCAGCGCGCGCGCCGCCTCGGCGACCGCGTCGCCCGCATCCCGCACCCGCTCCACCAGCGCCTCGAACAGCTGCAGCTCGATCGCGAGCGCCTTGTCGGCGGCGGACGCGATCTTGCGCTCGAGCTCGCCCAGCTCGACCGTGGTGAAGCGCATCGCCGAGGCCATCGACTGGCGATGGATGAAGAGGCGGTTCTCCTTGAGCTTGTCGGCGTGGGTGGCGGTGGCCTCGACATAATAGCCCAGCACGTTGTTGTGCCGGATCTTGAGCGAAGGCGTGGCGGTCTCGTTGCGGTAGCGCGCCTCGAGCTCGAGGATCAGGCGCCGGCTGTGGTCGCGCAGATTGCGCAGCTCGTCGAGCTCGGCATGGAATCCGGCCGCGATGAAGCCGCCGTCGCGCGTGATGACCGGCAGCTCCGGCGCCAGCGCCCGCTCGAGCTCGCCCACCAGCGCCGCATGGTCGCCCAGATGGCGCGCGGCGGCGGCGAGCCCCGAGGGCAGGTCGGCTTCGCGCTCCAGCAACCGGCGGACCTCGCCCGCGACGGCGAGACCCGCCTTGAGCGCGGCCAGGTCGCGCGGACCGCCGCGGCCCAGCATCAGCCGCGACAGGGCCCGCTCGATATCGGGCGCGCGGCGCAGCAGGGCCCGCAGATCCTCGCGCAGCGCCGCGCCTGAGACCAGCCGCTCCACCATGTCGAGCCGGGCCCCGACGATCGCGGGATCGGTCGAGGGCGCGGCCAGCGCCGCCGCGAGCGCGCGGGCGCCGGCACCGGTGACGCTGCGGTCGATCGCGGCGATGAGCGAGCCCTCGCGCGTGCCCGACAGCGTCTCGGTCAGCTCCAGGTTGCGCCGCGTCGCCGCGTCGATCTCCATCACCGAGCCGCGCGCGAGACGCCGGGGTGCGGAGAGACGCGGCAGCTTGCCGCGCTGGGTCAGCTGGACATAGTCGATGAGCGTGCCCGCGGCCGCGATCTCGGCGCGCTCGAAGCTGCCGAAGGCGTCGAGCGCCTTGACGCCGTAGAACGCCTCCAGCCGCTTGCGCGCGGCCTCGCTGTCGAAGCGGCTCGAGGGCAGGGGCGACAGGATCGGCGTCCAATCGGCGAGCTGCTCCTTGAGCGCCGCCTGCGCCAGCAGCCGCTCGGGCACCAGGAGCTCGCCCGGCGAAAGCCGCGCCAGCACGGCCGCGAGGTCGCGCGGCTCCACGGCCTGGAGCTGGAAATCGCCGGTCGAGATGTCGAGCCAGGCGAGCCCCAGACCGCCCGCGGCATCGGCCAGCGCCGCGAGGTAGTTGTGCCGGCGGGCGTCGAGCAGCGTGTCCTCGGTCAAGGTGCCGGGCGTCACCACGCGGATGACGTCGCGCTTCACCACGGCCTTGGCGCCGCGCTTCTTCGCCTCGGCCGGATCCTCGATCTGCTCGCAGACCGCGACCTTGAAGCCCTGGCGGATCAGGCGGGCCAGATAGGCGTCGGCGGCGTGAACCGGTACGCCGCACATGGCGATGTCCTGCCCGTCATGCTTGCCGCGCTTGGTGAGCGCGATATCGAGGGCGGCCGAGGCCTTGACCGCGTCCTCGAAGAACAGCTCGTAGAAATCGCCCATCCGGTAGAACAGCAGGCAGTCGCGGTTCTGCGCCTTGATGGCGAGATACTGCGCCATCAGCGGCGTGGCGCCGCCTTCCGCCGCCATCAGGGCGGCCGGATCCTCGGGCCCTTCCGGCCCCGCCTTGTCTTGCGAGTTGCCGGCAGGCTCTCGATGATCGCGGGGCGGGCGGTTCTCGAGCATCGGACGGAGCCTGGTTTCCCCTGGAAAATGCGCCGCACCCTCATGACAGAGCGAGGGCGCCGCGTGTAGGTTGCTGCCGATTGTTGCCGACCATTGCCGAATGGCGCGCGACAGACAGCAACCCGCCGCAGCCCCGGTTGTGGCGCGGATTTTCCGGAGGATCAACCCCCATGGCGCTCGTCCGCCGCAAGCCCCAGACCCAGGCCCAGTTCGACAGGCTCAAGGCCATCATCAAGCGCGAATCGCTCCTGACCGGCGGCGATTTCAAGCTCGCCTCGGGCGCCCAGAGCAGCGTCTTCTTCGACATGAAGAAGACGCTGTTCGATCCCGAGGGCGCCTCGCTGGTGGGCGAGCTCATCCTCGACGCCATCGCCGACGATGCGGTGGAGTATGTGGGCGGGCTCGAGCTGGGCGCGGTGCCGATCGCAACCGCCGTCTGCGTCAAGAGCGCG harbors:
- the mutS gene encoding DNA mismatch repair protein MutS, with the translated sequence MAAEGGATPLMAQYLAIKAQNRDCLLFYRMGDFYELFFEDAVKASAALDIALTKRGKHDGQDIAMCGVPVHAADAYLARLIRQGFKVAVCEQIEDPAEAKKRGAKAVVKRDVIRVVTPGTLTEDTLLDARRHNYLAALADAAGGLGLAWLDISTGDFQLQAVEPRDLAAVLARLSPGELLVPERLLAQAALKEQLADWTPILSPLPSSRFDSEAARKRLEAFYGVKALDAFGSFERAEIAAAGTLIDYVQLTQRGKLPRLSAPRRLARGSVMEIDAATRRNLELTETLSGTREGSLIAAIDRSVTGAGARALAAALAAPSTDPAIVGARLDMVERLVSGAALREDLRALLRRAPDIERALSRLMLGRGGPRDLAALKAGLAVAGEVRRLLEREADLPSGLAAAARHLGDHAALVGELERALAPELPVITRDGGFIAAGFHAELDELRNLRDHSRRLILELEARYRNETATPSLKIRHNNVLGYYVEATATHADKLKENRLFIHRQSMASAMRFTTVELGELERKIASAADKALAIELQLFEALVERVRDAGDAVAEAARALALIDLTAGLAELAAERGYCRPVVAEDQGFTIAAGRHPVVEAALEAKGETRFVPNDCDLGPERRLWLLTGPNMAGKSTFLRQNALIAILAQMGSFVPAARAHIGVVDRLFSRVGAADDLARGRSTFMVEMVETAAILNQAGPRALVILDEIGRGTATFDGLSIAWATVEHLHEVNRCRALFATHYHELTSLSAKLAALAPYTMRVKEWQGEVVFLHEVAPGAADRSYGIHVAKLAGLPAAAVTRAEEVLTLLEQGEQAGALAKLADDLPLFSAAATRPPRSGPPAPNAVEEALKALHPDELSPREALEALYRLRSLLSSS
- a CDS encoding methyl-accepting chemotaxis protein, whose product is MRSLSHIRIAPLLNGLFAILLLIVLALLAQNVVQAFSKQRQAAVAVETATTLRHVFNALQAARVERSTFRLALTDEAAVSDKRRADIEGLRDNYRPAIEGILAACAHIDCGDGILQTLTDRAAKADKLRGEGDTAIRSTLDRRRTGLEKEWMTAITDVIETLEDISSKLGARIRQVDPLIAEQVALKDLGYVIRAAAGLDRNLVGDGIKAGSYVPETYAGALVQRGQIDGAWPLVQEIAARPGAPAGVVEAVADAQKIYFEGIRPLESEIDKALAAGQPSPISRDDWQSKTSDSFKALVAVPVAALDVIVDHADEMEAEADRGLILSAALFLGALILGLASFLAVRMRVVRPIASITAAMRRVADGDLAGEVPYEGRHDDIGDLAAALVVFKQNAAEREKAEALNRAEQEQKELRRRALETLVQGFDGTVTGILQIVSSAAEELNATARNMNQVAENAARQASQSSAAAQQTSTNVQGVASAAEEMSTSVAEIARRVDESAKIAASAVAEADQTNGIVANLAHSAGRIGEVVNLINDIASQTNLLALNATIEAARAGEAGKGFAVVASEVKSLANQTAKATEEISAQIGEMQGATSAAVDAIKAIGGTIQRINEITTAIAAAVEEQNATTTEIARNVQQAAAATDSLNGGIREVSQSAAQAGSAGDQVLGAAQELARTADQLRSEIEGFLIRVKVA